AAATTATCTGATTTTCGGAAAACAAAGCAGAAATTCCGTTTCCCTCCAAAATCCCCAAATTATTAAAAATACATATACGCCAAATCCTTCACTTTAAGCCCGCCGGCTTGGGTTTAGCTCAACAACGAATATAAAAACTACTGAGCCGGGCTCAGTAGTTTTTCGCTGTTTTTATATTCTTAGGTGTTAGGTGCTGGGCTTTATTCATCTTCAGGCACTTACATTTCAATTACGCACTTTTTTTGTTTTATTTGGGTTGGCAATTTTACCGTGCGTTTGGGTAGCCATACTCTTTGACAAGTTTTGGTTTGTGTGTCGGCTTTTTTGAGCGACTTGGCAATGTGTATGGTTACGAAGCATTGGCATTATATTACACTACTATATTTTAATGAATTGATAAAATCCACTACTCTATCTTCACTACCTCTTACATCTGGAACTTTTATGTTTAGTAATCTGGCTCCTTTTGGTTTTCTACCGTATGAAAACAAATATCTGTTTGCAGTAATACATTGGGCATAAAATAATTTTACTTCTATACTCATTGGTTGCTTTGGTATTAATACGGATACATCACTATTAGGCACTATCTCCTCCGTTGACACGTAACTATACGAATGACTTCCTTCTCCATTTGTAGATACAAATAAAGTACCTACAGGATATATTTTATTCTTAACAACACTATCTCTGTCAATAAAACTTCTTAATGTTCTTTTAAATGAACTTGCTGGGCGAACATATATTATTGAATTATTGAAACGAATTTCTTTCTCTTTTAAGCCAACCTTACCAATTCCATTCTCTAAATTAAATAATGAATCAAGTGTAGTTAATTCCTTAAAAACTGGAATTGAAACTTTTTTGTCTAGATTTTTTGGTTTAGATACACTAAGAAAAATATCTGTATTAAAATCAGAAACCCATGAAGGAATTTCATTTATTTCAGGAATAGAAATCGATGACAGCCTTTCTCCTTTGGGTTTTCTACCGTATGAAAATTTGTATCTATTAAGTGTTATACATTTAGCGTAATAAAGTTTCTGATTCAGTGTTAATTCTATTTTTGGAATTAACACTGCAACGTTACTATTTGGAATAAAATTATAACTGGAAACATATGCATAAGTATGACTGCCCTCTCCATCCGTAGATACATATATTGTCTCTGTTGGATATATATGCCTAGATGGAACAGTACGCTGGTCTACATAGCCCGCAATAGTTCTTTGTAGAGTTTTGGCAGGTCTAATATATGGAATGAAATTTTCTAAAGCATCCGAGACAATTGTAACATTGCTTGAAGCTAAACCATTATAAACCTTAAATAGTTTTGATAGTCTAATCATCTTGCCCATTATTTACCATCTTAAACATTGCGTAATTTCTAATCATTTCCTCAAAATCTTCTTTTCCTATCGTTGAATAATCTGTTTCTAAGTAGGCTTCTGCAATCCATTCATCATCAGCTTCTACATATGCAGTAACAGATTTCCCTGGATGCACCTCATTATTTCTATAAGCTTCAATCCAAGATTCTTTAATTACAGACCACTGATTATTTGGGTCAATACGTCCCAAGTTTTTTGTTTTAACAAACCCATCTTCTCTCCAGTACCCAAACCATGTCTTAAGTTTTGAAGTTTTATGTGGTTTATGTGCCTCAAAAACTACAATGCAAGTAACTGCACCAGCAGTATGAAACAGTTCACTTGGCATAGACATAACTGCTTTTAAAGTATGTCTTTTTAATAGTTCATGTTTGACCTGATTTTTTGATATTACACAACCGACAGGTATAATTGCAATACCAATTCCATTAGGTTGAAGTAAATCAAGCATATGTTTAACAAAGTAAAGCTCATGTAATTCAGCATCACTTTTGGACTGCGAATAAGGTGGATTTAATAAACCAATATTAGGTTGCTCAAGTTTCTTATTCGAAAAAATCTCATTTTTCTCCTTGTTTCGCTCCTTTATTGATTTTATGATTGCATCATCAAAACAACTTCCTTGATGTAGGTTAGCTTTACCATCCCCTCTTAATATCATATTACTAGCTGCTAAAGCAAACATTTTAGGGCTATTTTCTATACCAATAAGTCGATGCTTTTTTATTTCTTTTCTTTCATCATCTGTAATTGCTGTTTTTAACATTGAGTGCATGGCCGAAATTAAAAAAGCACCTGTACCTGCACAAATATCAATAACCGTATCATTTTTATTTACATTACCTATTTCACAAAAAAGCTCTGTTATATGTCTTGGAGTTAGCACAATACCAAGAGCTTTCTTGTCTCCTGCTGTATATTTCAAAAATTCCCCGTAAAAATGACCTACCACATCAAAATTATGGTAGACACTAATGAAAGGCCATACATTATCATTGATTTCTTTAATGACTTCATACAGTACTCCTTGAGGATGTTTTTTTGCTATTTTAGAGTCAGCTTTTCCCAAATTTGGTTGGCCTGCTACACTAGCATAAGGTTGTAGCATAGTATCCTTTTTTGCCTGAGGAATTTCAGCCTTATCTAATTCATCTTTAATTGCTTCTAACCATTTTCGAGGCATATCCTCGGCATTATAAAACTTAAATGAATTTAGAAATGGAGAATTCATTAAGGCAATCAACGTACCACTAACAAGCAATGGTTTATCTTCTTCTGAAATTTTAGCTGTTGTCCAAATAAACTCATGCAATTCTTTTGCAAAAGCAATTAGGTCTTCATGTCTTTTCCTTTCTATGTCTGGGTCAAATGCTGACAGTCTATAATAATCATCAAATGAAATTATATCCTTCACTTCAATTCCTTCTTCATTTTTCAGGACTTTATGTTTTTTAGTACCGCAGGGGATCAAATAATTTGAAACAATGAGTGAATCGGTATTCATTCCGCTAACAGCTATAGCCAAAACAGAGTATTCCTTAGATAAATGTTTTGCATAATGTAAAACACCATCAACCGCATAGTCTTTTGGGTTGTCAAGATTTGCACTTTCATGCTTCTTTATGTCAGCTTTACACTCAACAACAATTAAAAAATTTGGGTCTGAGTCCCAAGATATAATAAATTCAGGATACCCGCCTTTTCCCGTTTTTGCTTTACTTGCAGATTTCAGCAGATTCTGAACTCTTTTAATGTTAGATTTTTGCTCTTCTATTACAATTCCATTTTCAGCTTCAAAATATTTTGTGCTTTTAAGTAAATCT
The sequence above is a segment of the Bacteroidota bacterium genome. Coding sequences within it:
- a CDS encoding methyltransferase yields the protein MIRLSKLFKVYNGLASSNVTIVSDALENFIPYIRPAKTLQRTIAGYVDQRTVPSRHIYPTETIYVSTDGEGSHTYAYVSSYNFIPNSNVAVLIPKIELTLNQKLYYAKCITLNRYKFSYGRKPKGERLSSISIPEINEIPSWVSDFNTDIFLSVSKPKNLDKKVSIPVFKELTTLDSLFNLENGIGKVGLKEKEIRFNNSIIYVRPASSFKRTLRSFIDRDSVVKNKIYPVGTLFVSTNGEGSHSYSYVSTEEIVPNSDVSVLIPKQPMSIEVKLFYAQCITANRYLFSYGRKPKGARLLNIKVPDVRGSEDRVVDFINSLKYSSVI
- a CDS encoding N-6 DNA methylase — its product is MSKNERVTENIVRDLLKSTKYFEAENGIVIEEQKSNIKRVQNLLKSASKAKTGKGGYPEFIISWDSDPNFLIVVECKADIKKHESANLDNPKDYAVDGVLHYAKHLSKEYSVLAIAVSGMNTDSLIVSNYLIPCGTKKHKVLKNEEGIEVKDIISFDDYYRLSAFDPDIERKRHEDLIAFAKELHEFIWTTAKISEEDKPLLVSGTLIALMNSPFLNSFKFYNAEDMPRKWLEAIKDELDKAEIPQAKKDTMLQPYASVAGQPNLGKADSKIAKKHPQGVLYEVIKEINDNVWPFISVYHNFDVVGHFYGEFLKYTAGDKKALGIVLTPRHITELFCEIGNVNKNDTVIDICAGTGAFLISAMHSMLKTAITDDERKEIKKHRLIGIENSPKMFALAASNMILRGDGKANLHQGSCFDDAIIKSIKERNKEKNEIFSNKKLEQPNIGLLNPPYSQSKSDAELHELYFVKHMLDLLQPNGIGIAIIPVGCVISKNQVKHELLKRHTLKAVMSMPSELFHTAGAVTCIVVFEAHKPHKTSKLKTWFGYWREDGFVKTKNLGRIDPNNQWSVIKESWIEAYRNNEVHPGKSVTAYVEADDEWIAEAYLETDYSTIGKEDFEEMIRNYAMFKMVNNGQDD